The Geothermobacter ehrlichii genome includes the window CGCCGAGCAGAAACTCGGCCAGCAGGCCGACGATATAGTAGCCCTCGATGAACTCCCCCTTTTCGTCGAAGAGAAAGCAGCGGTCGAAATCGCCGTCCCAGGCGACGCCGAAATCGGCGCCGTGCCGGCGCACGGCCTCGGCGGTGGCGCTGCGGTTTTCCGGCAGCAGTGGATTGGGAATGCCGTTGGGGAAACGGCCGTCCGGATCGAAATGGACCGGGATGAACTCGAAGGGCAGCTGCGCCTCGAGCAGGCGCACTACCGGACCGGCACAGCCGTTGCCGGGATTCACTACCACTTTCAGAGGCCGCAGCTCGGTACTGCAGAGATAGCCGAGCAAGTGCCTGACGTAGGGCCCGCGAAAGTTCTCCCGTTCGATCTGGCCGACCTGGTCCGCCGGCGGAAACTCTCCGCCTGCGACCAGCTGGCGGATGGTGTCAAGGCCGCTGTCGCCACTGATCGGCCGGGCCTGCTGGCGCACCAGCTTCATGCCATTGAAGTCGATGGGGTTGTGGCTGGCCGTCACCATGATGCCGCCGTCGAACCTGCCGTAATCGGTGACGAAATAGACCTCCTCGGTGCCGCACAGGCCGATATCGACCACGTCGGACCCGCCTTCGGTGAGGCCGCGCATCAGTGCCGCCGCCAGTGCCTCGCTCGACAACCGCACGTCGCGGCCGACAACCACCCTCTTTGGCCGCAGCCAGGCGGCATAGGCCCGGCCGATGCGCCAGGCCAGATCCTCGTTCAGCTCGTCGGGCAGCCGCCCGCGTATGTCATAGGCCTTGAAACAGGTAAGCTTCATGGTCGCTCCCTCCTCCGGAATCTCATTCGCCGACCTGTTATAAAAACTCCCTCCGGCGAAGTCCAGAACTATTCTTTCTTCGCCGGCAGGTTCGAAAACGGCTTCCGGGCAGGGAACCAAGATACGGGACGCAAGCAACGCTGCTAGGGCGGCAGAAAGCCGGTGGCATGGTCATGACAGCTGGTACAGTCCCTGTCGCGCTTGTGGTTGGGGCTGTGGCAGATCTCGCAGACGCCGAGTCCGTCGCCGCGATTGAAATCCGCCGAACCGTCGACATCCGACTCGAACACCACGTCGCGAACGACGCCCAGAGTCTTGTTCTCTTCGCGGATCCCGGCGTCGGGATACCAGGTCGGCGGGCTGTCGTTGTAGTCGTATTCGATGCCGATCAGGCGGATATTGGTTCCGCCAGCGCTGTTGCCGCGATTGTCGTGCGGATTGTGGCACTCCAGGCAGGTGATGTAGCCGATCTCCCCCGGCAACCGGTTGTCCGGGTTGTGGGCGGCGGCCTCGGTGGCAATCCCCAGGGGGCCGTGACAGGCCAGACAGGTCGTTTCGGTGGAAAACTCGTCGAGCAGTCCGGTGTCGGAAGCACTGCCGTGCAGGCTGTGGCAGGTGTCGCAGCCGTTGTAGTTCTGGTGCGCCGCGATCAGCGCCTCGGCTTTCAGCGGCAAAAGCAAGAGCAACAGGATCAAAAGAAGCGGCATCCGACTGTCTTTCATGGCCACACACCTCCCTGCCGATAGACATCGACCCGCGCCAACTTGCTGTTGGCGACCAGCAGATCGCCGCTGTCGGCATCAATCGCCACGTCGAGGGGGAGAAAAAGCTCGCCGCCGCCGGTACCGGCCTGGCCGACGGTGCCGAGAAGCGCACCGGTCAGCTGATCGAGAACCAGCACCTGGCCCAGCAGGCTGTCGACGAGAAAGAGATGTCCTTTGCCATCGACCGTCAGCCCCTGGGGAGCGGAAAAGATGCTCGTCCCGCCAAGCATGCCACCGCCGGTCGTTCCGGGCAGCGACCGCAAAAAGGTACCGTCTTCCGCATAGATCCGTACCTGCGGCACATCGGGCACGCCAAAGTCGCTGACCAGCACTTCCCGGCGCTGTGCATCGTAGCCGACGGCGGTAGGGGCGTTAAGGTCGCCCGAGCCGATGGCGAACCCGGCGTCGTTACCGTCGAGGGTGAAGACCCGGATCACCCTGGCCTGCAAATCGACGACATAGACCAAGCCGGCGGCGGCATTCAGCGCCAGGCCGTTGGGCCGCTGGAATTCGCCATCCCCCTGTCCCAGGCGGTAGAGCAGGGCGCCATCCGGATCGTAGACCGAAACCCGGCCGGCGCCCTGCTCGGCCACGAAAACCCGTTCCTGCGCGACAACGACTCCGGCCGGTCGGGGACCGACGGGGAAGCTGTCCCGCATTTTCAGGCTCTGCCGATCGAGCAGAAACACCCTGTCGCCGAGATGATCGGCGACCCACAGGCCGTCGTCCGTGACCGCGGACAGACGCACTGGCGATTGCAGTTGCGGCGGCGCACCATCGTTGTCGGCGCAGGAAAACAGGACCAGGCAACAGCCGGCCAAGAACAGGAGACGAATCGGCAGTTTCATCGGCACCTCCATCGCAAGATCAATCCCTAAACACGGCTGGACAACCAGAAATATAACCAGATCAATTGCAGCACCCGGGCCAATCCTCGCTAGAAAAAGCCGGTTCCATCCGGACACAGGTCACCAAACCGAAAGGACGACATCAGCCCTCACTGGACAACCAATTGAAATAAAAGGACTTTACCGAGAACACACCCTCAACCGATCATCGACTCCCCGATACCGGCGGATCGGACTGCACCCGAAAGCTGCGCTCCAGAACAAATGCTCGCCGCCGCAGACCAGAACCTCGCCGTGCATAAATTGCATGGTTGCGCGCCAGAATTTGCCAGGCAAGCCGTTCGCCTGATATCCGTAACAAAAAAAACGAGGGGCCGGTGAACTCTCACCGGCCCCTCGTCGATCGATCTTGAATGGCGCGCTCGACAGGATTCGAACCTGTGACTCGGCTCCGGAGGCCATTTTTCTTGAAAAACACAGAAACACAAAAAGCACAATAGCATGTTGTAATAACGAGAAAAACTGAATTTCAGGAATTAGCACAGACATGATTTCATGAGACAAATTATTTCTTTTTTGTATTTTTTTGCAACAAGCTGCGCCAGGCGGCTGACCATAGGCTGCAACCCAACAGCCAACATCAATTCTACTGAACACATAAACAGGTCGTGACCGGCAATGTGTTCAGCCCGGTGGTCGAGCCGGACGAGACTCCGGTGGCCATCAGGGAATCCGACAGCAAGCCTTTCTACGCCAACAAATAAGCGGGCCATGAAGTGGCGCAACCAAAAGCCCTGCGCCTTCTGCGTGATGTTCGCCGCCACCGGCCGACTGCTGCCGGACTTCATTGCCGGGCTCGGCTCGATCCTGCCGGATGCACTGAAGGCCGGACCTGCCCGGCACCGGACGCTGCCCCACTGGCCAGTCATCTATGTTCTGACTATCATTGTCCTGTTGCCGGCCATCAAGCTCATATCCTGGTGGACGTGGCTGGTAACGGCCTGTCTGGTTATCGGCTGCCTGCTGCATCTGGCCGAAGACGGACTGAGCAAGGGCGGTATTCCGCTGCTGAATCCGGCTGGCCGGAAATTCGGCGCCGGCTGGTACGTGACGGACTCCATCGCGGAAACCTTCGTGGTGGTCGGGATTGTTGTCCTGGCCCTGGTCGTTGCCGGGAAACGGGGATTTCTCTCGATGGACTTTCTCGCCGTCGAGATTCAGTGGCTGCTTTCCTGGTGGAAGTGAATTCGCCTTCCCGTTGCCCCAAAAACAGGCAGACGGCAACGGGCCAAGTCAGTCCCGAAACATGGGACGACCTTATCCACAGAAAACGGGCTGGTTATCCAGTGTGACTGTTGATTGACGGCCGGGCTTTGCGCCCCGGTTTTTGGACGAATTTTTACTCTACATAATTGCTCTTCCGTAAAGTAAACGGCTCACTGTTCTGCTCACCGACCATGAGCGGCCGGCGTGGGCTGGAGCCACCAAGTGGCAGCACAAGGAGCGCACCTGCAGGATTGTGCCTCCTGAGAAAGTCCAGCAGACGAGCCAATAGAATAGAACAAGGAGGCACAGGTGACCGTGGTCCAGGCGGGCAGCAAAATTCTGCGCAAACTTGTCGTGGCTGTGATGGCTCTAATCTTGGCTGGCTGCGGAGTCACAATCGCATACAATGGGAGCAAACCCGCGACAAGATACTTTGGCGCAACCATC containing:
- a CDS encoding phosphohexomutase domain-containing protein, which translates into the protein MKLTCFKAYDIRGRLPDELNEDLAWRIGRAYAAWLRPKRVVVGRDVRLSSEALAAALMRGLTEGGSDVVDIGLCGTEEVYFVTDYGRFDGGIMVTASHNPIDFNGMKLVRQQARPISGDSGLDTIRQLVAGGEFPPADQVGQIERENFRGPYVRHLLGYLCSTELRPLKVVVNPGNGCAGPVVRLLEAQLPFEFIPVHFDPDGRFPNGIPNPLLPENRSATAEAVRRHGADFGVAWDGDFDRCFLFDEKGEFIEGYYIVGLLAEFLLGVVPGAKIIHDPRLTWNTIDIVRRAGGTPIMSKTGHAFIKERMRAEDALYGGEMSAHHYFRDFAYCDSGMIPWLLVAGLMCRTGKPLSALVAERIAAYPASGEINRRVADPEKVLRLVEEEYAGRGGRVDHTDGLSVEFDDWRFNLRPSNTEPVLRLNVESRGDRALMQRCTEELLARIDAID
- a CDS encoding cytochrome c3 family protein — its product is MKDSRMPLLLILLLLLLPLKAEALIAAHQNYNGCDTCHSLHGSASDTGLLDEFSTETTCLACHGPLGIATEAAAHNPDNRLPGEIGYITCLECHNPHDNRGNSAGGTNIRLIGIEYDYNDSPPTWYPDAGIREENKTLGVVRDVVFESDVDGSADFNRGDGLGVCEICHSPNHKRDRDCTSCHDHATGFLPP
- a CDS encoding NHL repeat-containing protein; this encodes MKLPIRLLFLAGCCLVLFSCADNDGAPPQLQSPVRLSAVTDDGLWVADHLGDRVFLLDRQSLKMRDSFPVGPRPAGVVVAQERVFVAEQGAGRVSVYDPDGALLYRLGQGDGEFQRPNGLALNAAAGLVYVVDLQARVIRVFTLDGNDAGFAIGSGDLNAPTAVGYDAQRREVLVSDFGVPDVPQVRIYAEDGTFLRSLPGTTGGGMLGGTSIFSAPQGLTVDGKGHLFLVDSLLGQVLVLDQLTGALLGTVGQAGTGGGELFLPLDVAIDADSGDLLVANSKLARVDVYRQGGVWP
- a CDS encoding metal-dependent hydrolase translates to MKWRNQKPCAFCVMFAATGRLLPDFIAGLGSILPDALKAGPARHRTLPHWPVIYVLTIIVLLPAIKLISWWTWLVTACLVIGCLLHLAEDGLSKGGIPLLNPAGRKFGAGWYVTDSIAETFVVVGIVVLALVVAGKRGFLSMDFLAVEIQWLLSWWK